The following proteins are encoded in a genomic region of Alnus glutinosa chromosome 8, dhAlnGlut1.1, whole genome shotgun sequence:
- the LOC133875813 gene encoding transcription factor HHO2-like, producing the protein MEKMQHHGGLGFREYVDAPEKECYKIQMFQRELSLSLELVTQAIETCRQQLLGTTTENNLHGQSESSEQTTSNKVPPPVFEEFFVGSIDELVFEVPGIFFF; encoded by the exons ATGGAGAAAATGCAACACCATGGTGGGTTGGGATTCCGTGAGTACGTGGATGCTCCAGAGAAAGAGTGCTACAAGATCCAGATGTTTCAGCGTGAGCTGTCTCTCAGCCTAGAGCTTGTGACCCAAG CTATTGAGACGTGTCGGCAACAGTTGTTGGGGACGACAACGGAGAACAACTTGCATGGGCAGTCTGAGAGTTCGGAGCAAACGACATCGAATAAAGTCCCTCCTCCGGTGTTCGAGGAGTTCTTTGTTGGTTCAATAGATGAACTAGTTTTTGAAGTTCctggtatattttttttttga